One Brevibacillus choshinensis genomic window carries:
- the sufC gene encoding Fe-S cluster assembly ATPase SufC: MTAVPHLQIKNLRAKIEDKEILKGMNLEIKGGEVHAIMGPNGTGKSTLASTLMGHPKYEVTEGEVIINGEDLLEMAVDERARAGLFLAMQYPSEISGVTNSDFLRSAINARRGEGNEISLMKFIREMDKKMGVLEMDESFSHRYLNEGFSGGEKKRNEILQMMLLEPTFCILDEIDSGLDIDALKVVANGVNEMRSADRGFLIITHYQRLLNYVKPDFVHVMMQGRIVKSGGPELAERLEAEGYDWIKEELGIEDETVNANV, from the coding sequence ATGACAGCAGTACCGCATTTGCAAATAAAAAACCTTCGCGCCAAGATCGAGGATAAAGAAATCCTCAAGGGCATGAATCTGGAAATCAAGGGCGGCGAAGTCCATGCAATCATGGGCCCGAACGGAACAGGTAAATCTACTTTGGCATCTACGCTGATGGGTCACCCGAAATACGAGGTAACCGAAGGCGAAGTGATCATCAATGGCGAAGACTTGCTGGAAATGGCAGTTGATGAGCGTGCTCGCGCTGGTCTGTTCCTCGCGATGCAATATCCATCCGAGATCAGCGGTGTGACCAACTCCGACTTCCTGCGTTCCGCAATCAACGCACGCCGTGGAGAAGGCAATGAAATCTCCCTGATGAAGTTCATCCGTGAAATGGACAAGAAAATGGGCGTTCTGGAAATGGATGAATCTTTCTCTCATCGTTACCTGAACGAAGGCTTCTCCGGTGGGGAGAAAAAGCGCAACGAGATTCTGCAAATGATGCTTCTCGAGCCAACCTTCTGCATTCTTGATGAGATCGACTCCGGTCTCGACATCGACGCGCTGAAAGTAGTGGCAAACGGCGTGAATGAAATGCGCTCCGCTGACCGCGGCTTTTTGATCATCACGCACTACCAGCGCTTGCTGAACTATGTGAAGCCTGACTTCGTACACGTCATGATGCAGGGTCGTATCGTGAAGTCCGGTGGTCCTGAGCTGGCTGAACGCCTCGAGGCAGAAGGCTACGATTGGATCAAGGAAGAGCTCGGCATCGAGGATGAAACCGTAAACGCCAACGTGTAG
- a CDS encoding CoxG family protein, translating to MPQGIHDVDLDLPIQTVWAFVSVMENWIPLVPGYLSHEIINDRKSTWTFTSDIGILKKKINLQVDIVEWQEPSLVKFNLTGINENFAGEGFFKAQALGDMRTRMTGALDITAKGVKAPVINPVLKNHVPEMTAELAEAVATRMRELASTTPTRK from the coding sequence ATGCCTCAAGGGATACATGATGTCGATTTGGATCTTCCCATCCAGACAGTCTGGGCGTTCGTGAGTGTAATGGAAAACTGGATTCCGCTGGTGCCCGGTTACCTCAGCCATGAAATCATCAATGACCGAAAGTCCACCTGGACCTTTACGAGCGACATCGGCATTCTGAAGAAAAAAATCAACCTTCAGGTAGATATCGTGGAGTGGCAAGAACCTTCCTTGGTGAAGTTCAACCTGACGGGGATCAACGAAAATTTTGCCGGCGAAGGCTTTTTCAAAGCGCAGGCATTGGGAGATATGCGCACAAGGATGACAGGGGCCCTCGATATCACTGCGAAGGGCGTCAAAGCGCCTGTCATCAATCCTGTGCTGAAAAACCATGTCCCCGAGATGACGGCTGAATTGGCAGAGGCTGTCGCAACCCGCATGCGTGAGCTGGCCTCGACCACACCGACCCGCAAGTGA
- a CDS encoding exodeoxyribonuclease III: MKMVSWNVNGIRACVNKGFQEYFAQTDADIFCIQETKVQEGQFTAEYAADYEQYWNYAEKKGYSGTAVFTKVKPLSVRYGLEENHEPEGRVITLEFASFYLVNVYTPNAKRDLSRLDYRLEWEDRFRRYLLQLDEQKPVIVCGDLNVAHQEIDLKNAKSNRNNSGFTPEERGKMTELLESGFLDTFRFFYPDQTDAYTWWSYMPKVRERNIGWRIDYFLASKRLAPALLDAKTDAHITGSDHCPIILELGKLE; encoded by the coding sequence ATGAAAATGGTATCGTGGAATGTAAACGGAATAAGAGCGTGTGTGAATAAAGGCTTTCAAGAATACTTTGCCCAGACAGATGCAGATATTTTTTGCATACAGGAAACCAAGGTGCAGGAGGGGCAGTTCACCGCGGAATACGCAGCAGATTATGAGCAGTACTGGAACTACGCAGAGAAAAAAGGCTACTCGGGAACCGCTGTGTTTACCAAGGTCAAGCCTCTTTCGGTCCGATACGGCCTGGAAGAGAATCACGAGCCTGAAGGACGGGTGATTACGCTGGAGTTTGCGTCCTTCTACCTGGTCAATGTGTATACGCCGAATGCCAAACGGGACCTCTCCCGCCTCGATTACCGTCTGGAGTGGGAAGACCGCTTCCGCCGCTATCTGCTCCAGCTGGACGAGCAGAAGCCGGTCATTGTCTGCGGTGACCTCAATGTGGCTCACCAGGAGATTGATCTCAAAAATGCGAAGTCCAACCGCAACAACTCAGGCTTTACTCCGGAAGAGCGCGGAAAGATGACGGAGCTGCTCGAATCCGGCTTCCTCGATACGTTCCGCTTTTTTTACCCGGATCAGACAGACGCCTACACCTGGTGGTCGTACATGCCAAAAGTGCGCGAGCGAAACATCGGATGGCGCATCGATTATTTTCTGGCTTCCAAGCGACTGGCACCTGCCCTGCTGGATGCAAAGACTGATGCCCACATCACCGGGAGCGATCACTGCCCCATCATCTTGGAGCTGGGAAAATTGGAATAG